ACGTGGGCTGCAAAGAAAGACGTCAGCGGGACGCTCGAGCTTGAGGGAGCATAGGTAACTGAGGCCCTTTCCCCGCTCCTTAGACACGTCCGATGACTGTCTGTCTTCTTTACCTGTTGGGCGACCCCGTACCATCCGATCCGTACCATCCGATATCGATCCTTGAGCAGACGTAGAACACTCACTCAACAAGGGATCCTGGTTGGCAGTGGTAACAACCTCCAACTTCTTTGTGGCTTTGTTGTAACCCAGCCAACCCCAGCCACTGCCTTGAACGCCGGCGGTTTTGGTGttcatctctttcttgaGGTTTTCAAGGCCGCCAAAATCAGCCTGGATCTGGTCGTAGAGAGGACCAGAAGTGGGAGGTTTGGCCTGGGAAGAACCGGTAGGAGCGAGGTTCTTCCAGAATAGCTAAGgcgagggaagaagagcagTGATCAGTCCCCAACTTGGAGCGAAAATGGCAGGACgtggaaagggaagggacGACAGACAGTCTGTCAATTGTAGGGGAcatgaggacgaagaggaaagcTCACAGAGTGATTACTATCGGATGTAAACCAGAGATATCAGCTCCAAATAGATCAATCAGAACACTTGCCTGTCACAAGGCACTCACATATGTCCCCCACCGTTGAACTTGAGAGCGGGCTGCAAGCCAATCGCAGCTTTGACATCGCCGCTGGACTGGAGCTTGCCAAGGGTCTCCTCGGCGGCATTGAGACCGTTGACGTAGGTCTGGTGGTGTTTGGTGTGGTGGAGAGTCATGATCTCggatgagatggaaggtTCGAGGGCCTGATAAAGTCAAGACGAGTCAGTGTATGCCAGAACACGGCTATAGTCGATGGTGACTTCATAAAAGCGCTGATTGTGAAAGTCAAGCGCTCTGGGCTTAGAAAGGGGGGACTGTCGATGTGTAAAAGATCGATACCCACATCGTAGGCGTAAGGCAGCTCTGGAAGGGTGTGCTTCGACCTGACACCTGCGAAAGCTCTGACGCTGGAAGCTCGAAGGGGCGCGATTGCAGCTCGGGGAGCGATTCGTGTGAGAGTGATGGCGACCATTGTGACAGCGTTGTGGCGAGTGATCTATTCAATGAGAGACCAGGAAGGGGTAAGGATGAgaaagtggagaagacggatgaTACAAGTTGTCAACCCGAATTCTTGCATTGCTAATGGACAACGTCACCCGCGCGCGCCTGATGTAATAGCTTTCCCACGGTATGTATAGCGGGATCAAATACACGTGCCATTCAAAGAACTGTCACGTGGATTTCGCCACCTCAGTCCAAGAATCGTTTTGCTTCcaagagaaagatggatTGTTTTGAATAGTGTGTGTCTacatctcttctctgcaaCTCGTCCTCCCTCTTGTAGGTGTCGATACGCCATCCACTCGCCAGCTTGCTTTGCTCGATACAAATAGAGGTATCGACACAAAATGTCGTACTTTATGACGCAGTGAGTACAattcttctcttcattcACTCTGTCTCCTTCAGCTCCCTCCCTTTTGCTTCCTACCCCTCTCTCGCACATCGTCCAAGTCATCGCCATCATTTCTTTCGTGTCCATGATGACAGGAGACTGACAGCTTTTGTGCCGCAGTCTCCACTCTGGGTGGCATGTCGACCAATCGATCCTCGTTGAAGAGGACAGAGTAGTGTGTATCCGATTCGGACACGACCACGACGAGCAATGTATGGCCATGGACGAGACCCTCTACGGCGTGTCAGAGAAGGTCCAAAACTTCGCTGTCATCTATCTCGGTGAGTATCTCCGCCTTGCTCAGCCGCTGTCAGACACAAAACTCGTTGAGAAGGACGGATGCTGACGTCGTTACCGGGTTCTCATAGTTGATGTTACCGAAGTTCCCGATTTCAACAAGATGTATGAATTGTACGATCCTTGTACACTGATGTTCTTTTACAGGTGAGTCCGAACGTTCGGTCTACACCCGATAAGGAAGGCTGATGTGTGATTTTCGGGTAGAAATAAACATATCATGATCGATTTAGGAACAGGTAACAACAACAAGATGTAAGTAGAGTTTCGCTTCTTGCGCTTCCTGCCCATCTCAGGATCGccttcatcttcagctTCACATACCTTGGAGCATACCCAGGTAGAAGAGCTGACTTTTTGCTCTCTCGCAGAAATTGGCCAATAGTGGACAAACAGGAGGTTAGCTTTGCTGAAAGCCTTGTCAGGCGCCTCGTCAGGTTATGACACTCAAACTGACGTGTCTACATCATAGATGATCGACATAATCGAAACCGTCTACCGAGGAGCATCGAAGGGACGAGGTCTTGTGGTTTCGCCAAAAGGTTGGATCATCACCTTGTCTGACTCTCAGCATTGCTAACCGTGTCACTGCACTGTTGCAGATTACTCCACCCGACACAAATATTAGATACCCTAGATTCCGAGTCATCCGTTCCGACATATGTTTTCATCAAGCTCCAATATTGTACAATTAGTATCACCGCCTTCCGCTCCCCTTGGGCATAAGGATGCATCATCTTATCACGAACTATGTCATATCTCACCCAAGACTCTTTTCTCCAACGAACCTTCCAGGTCGAGCATGGGTTTGAAAACTCGCATATActtctcaccctcttcgtctcctaGAGGTAACAGCGGTCGTCTAGGCGCCAAGCTGTATCCGTGCATCTTGTGCAGCGCGTATTCTGCACTCGATGTCAGTCGACGTTATCCGCCCACTCAAAATAGTATATCGACTCACTCATAGCTCTCACGCCACCCGGAACAGCAAGTACGTCCGCCCTACTCAAGGTATCCTGAATCATCCGCAactcgttctcctcttctccactcaATTTACccctcttcgacttctccGTACAAAGTTGGAACAACCTGACTCCAGCTGCCGGAGCGAAATTGGGGATGCCGCTGACGGTCCCATGACCGCCTGAAGTCATCCACGGTGTCAGATCTGCGATGAGACcatcgagaaagagaaaagggaACGAATGGGACCgggaggaagtgagagaaGGGTCGTTTTGGACTGATGAGTTGATTCGAAGTAATTTGCAAAGACTCCCTGGGCACCTGCATTTGACCAAAAAGATATACCAAGTGAGATCAATCTAGATTCCGACTCTCCGATACTGATGTAGTGCCAAGGCGAGAAGTACGAGAAGGACATACGTTAATTTCACTCCGCAGAGATTAGGAGCACGTCTCATGATCTCCTCAATAATGTCCGAAGACATATCTTGGCCTGCAGAATTGGCAGGGAAGTTGTATAACAGTATCGGGATCTAAAGCATCGTCAAAATCACACCAAGCATCAGAGCCTGTATTCTTTCTTGTGGAGTCTTTGTGTGAGGAACACACTTACAGGAGAGGCAGCACAGATATCGACATAGTATTGGATGACTTGTTCAGGATCTGCATTGAGGCTCGCAGCGTAGTAAGCAGGTAATATGACCATTCCTGCGTCTCTGACATTGAAGATAAAATCAAGATAATCAGCACTATGTTCACTGATGATtgcctctccttctctttgtcCGCGAGGACCAATTTTCGCCCATCGAACAGCAACACCTAAAACCTTATATATCTGCTTGGGTATGAAGAACCCCACTCACGCTCCGGCTTCCGCAGCATCTCTAGCAAATCGTATACTCTCTCTCGTACTTGATCCCCCAACACCTGCGACGATCGCTCGATTCTGCATCCCTTCTTGGTccagggtgagtcgaatGAATTTGATGATCGAGATCCGTTCTTCGGGTGTCTGGCAAGAAGACAAACCAATCAGAATCGAAACTTTCAGGGAAGGGCGTAGGGACGTACAAGATGGGAAGCTTCGCCTAATGAGCCCATACATACTGGGACTGAGAGTCGTGTCTGATGATCAGCGTAGCTTTTTTCAAAGGAATCTTGTTGGACTAACTTATCCCCAGTCGGGTGAGACCTGAATCAAACGCAGATATCACCGATCAGCTACAACGTTTTGCGGGTAGCACAACAGTCCACATTCAGGACTCACGCAACAAATGCTTCTTGTAGCTGACGAAGTCGATCTCCTgctcatcgtcgaagaaggtgggcAAGGGCCCGTACACTCCAGGTGTGAGTGGTCTCGTAGTATAGCTTTTGACGGGCATGATCGAAGAGCGTTTTGGGTGGAGGTAACTTCGAAACGGATGCGTGGAATTAACAGGTCAAGCTGATATTGGATTATTACTTCGACTGTTCTTCAGGATGTATGGTCATTGGCGTCTGTGGCTCTATTCGGTTTCGGTTGAGCATGAGTATCTGCATCTGCGTGCGTGAATGTGCATGTGAGAGGCTGGGCCATCCTACACTGAGTATCAATCACACCATCACACAGTGCAGAGAAGAAACGCTCCGTGGCTTCCGGAATCGCTCATCGGGGTCACCATGACGAGCCGTCGGTCCCGTCGGATGAGTTACCGATCAGCCCAGATGGCTTCCGCTCGAAGCCGAGATAACGTTGATTGTCATCCTGTGGGCGATTCAAGTGCGTCCGTCGGTGGACTTGCAGAGGTGGAGTTGGGGTGGGTATCTCCATTGATCTGTCCTGGGTACGTATATATGAGCATGGATAGGTCTGACCAACCACTGTGACCTCAttcttcactcacttgttcgATTGGCACAACAAGTATACATCTTCACAACTGAGCTGTAACAAAAccaccttccatcttccaccttccaccttccaccttccaccttccaccttccaccttgcCCTTATCCACCATgccatcatcttccgcaACGCTCATCCGGACGTACCCGAATACCGCCTCTGGTTTCGCAGGCACTCTACAATTGAGAGGAGGATCGGCCCCGACCACAGTTGGAGGTCTCACTGTCGTACCCGTCTTGGTGCATGAAGATTCAGAGTTTGGAGCAGAGGTATCGGGAGTAGATTGGAGTAAGCCCATTTCTGACGAAATCAAGGATGCGGTGAGTGAGGGCTCGTCACACACAGTATCTGGATAGTTGTTCTCGCTCGAAACAATCTAGCTGTACCTTGATCGGAACGCTTGCTCATATACATGTACTTCTATGACAGCTCGTGAAACTCCAGGACAAATATGCTGTGCTCATCTTCCGTCAAACGGGTCTCGACAACGCTCGCCATATCGCATTCTCCCAGCAACTAGGGAGTAAGCTGGAGATCAACCCGTTCTACTATGGCAAGGAGAACGACagggtgaaggaggacTTTCTATGGGATGTGGGCAAGTGAGTAGCGTGCGGTGTTGCGAACTACTGGTAAAGCTGATAGGAGTTGTAGTATTGAATTGGACAATTCGCTGGTCAAACCTGATAGTAGGAGATGGCATCATTCTCTAGGGAACTGTCTATGGCACAGCGTGAGTTGATGCGGTCATTCGTTGCTTTGAAAGGCCAGCGAGGATATACTTCGATCTCAGTTGTATCAACCTTGACATCCACCACGGAGATCTTGGTAGACTTAAGCTGACCTATTTCTTCGCCGGACCGTTGATGTGCTGATCCGCTGCACCATCGCAGGATTCGACATATCACCAAGAACGATCGAAATACTCTTTGCTCCTCTCTCACGGAAACCCTGTTCAAGGTGGATCATGGACCCATTTCGCCGATACACGTCAAGCGTATGCGGATCTGCctcaggagaagaaagatcAGTTGGAAGATCTGATCATCGAGCacgagtgagtggtccAGCTTCCAACCACACTGTCGCGCACCACACCTGCCATACCTTTCGTCCACCATACCCATTACTAATACCAGACTTTCTCGCGTCAACGAGTCATCGAATGGACAAGCTGATAAGTTCTCCCCTCTTCAGCCTATGGCACTCACGCAAACTCGGTTCGCCCGTCGTGTATTCCGCCCCGAGTGCCGCTGAAAGGGCCAAGAAGCCTCCTGCCTATCATAAATTGGTCCAAGTCGGACCAGATGGACGCAAGACGCTTTATCTTGCGGCTCACGCGAGACTTGTCCTGGGGATGGGGTTGGAGGAAAGTCAGAAATTGATTTGGGAATTGATCGATTGGTGCACTCAAccgagagtgagtgaaagCTCCATTATCCTTGTTCTCTTGAATGAGGAGATGTTACCGTGTGAAAATTACAAGTCAGATAGCTAATCCTTCTGTGAATAGTATGTGTTCAGTATGGAATGGAGAGATGGGGGTGATATGGTCTGGTGGGATAACCGGTGAGTCCAGTTTTGGTATCCACAGTTCCGCTCCACAACCAAGAAGCTCAGCTGACCGCCACAACTCAGCCAATCCATGCATCGAGCCAACCCTTACACCGAGAACATGACGGCTCGTGATGTCAGAAGAGCCACAGTGATAGATGACGGCCCGTTGGCGTGGGGAGTGGGGGAAGTAGAGCGAAAAGCGACAGGTTGGACACCCGAGGCAGTGCATTCGGAATAGATCATTGACTTACACATCCAATCGGTATGCAACTACATTGTTGGAGATGCCCCAAGTTCAATGTGTCCAGCGGGTTTCCTATGCACCGAGCCCAGCGCACATGGACGATCGTGTAAAGTTATGCACGCTCATAGGATCAAGCAACTCTTTCAGGAGAGGCGAACGTTGTCAGCAGTCACGTGACTCACACACTCACCGTTGCTCGCGTTTCGTAGTGAGTTCGGACGCGTTGATGAATTTATCATGTTGCAACAAAGACATCTCCTAATCTCACTTTGCCTTGACTCCAGATTTCTCAGAACAAGggcttcgtcctcgtccgaGAACATGTCGGAAAGGGTGCGAAAAGAActtgaggagaagagagcaCGAGTCGCTGAGTTGCGACGAgcaagggaggagagaaaacAGATACTTGCCCAATCACAAACCACCTCCAATGTTTCAGCTACGTCCGAGGTGGGTAACCTTCTTTTTCCTTCTGGGCTAAAGGTAGGGCTGACCGGTGTATATATCTGACTTTGTATAGCCTCTCGCGACTTCTCGGAAGGATGTGAATGATCTGGTCGATTCTCTACTGGCTCGTCCTGCATCTCCAGCCCCGGTGAGACCGACCGCTGTCGCATCTggatcaggatcaggatcaggaAGGGCTACTCCTGCTCGAGGAACGATAACCTCGCCATCGGCTAGTGTGACGGATACTCCGGGAGGTAGGACGAGTAGATTGAGTAATGACGGGAGTTGGGGAAGAGCTGGAGGTTCAGCTTTGGGGATGGCTAGTCTGAAAAgaggggatgggatgattgATCGGTCAGTCGTCTCGTTCAGAACAGCGTCTTCGATCGACCGAGAGTAATTGATAAAAAGCAAGCAACAGGGAGTCTGCGGCATCACCCTTCCAAGCAGTTGATTTTGTAGATCATCAAGCAGAGTTGTATGATCTTCCgtccaaggtgagtttagATACGAAAGTTCATTGATCAAGGTCAATCACCTGCTCACATTGTATCTCGCAGTCGATTAAACCTGTAACATATTCCAAGGCAATCCAaacttccacttccatgTCGACCTCAACGTCAGATATCGACTCCGACGCATCCGGCTCTGACGGCGAGACAGATGGAGTCActcggagaagaaagaaacGAATGGACGGCGGAGGCAGTGGACGAGAGacggaggacgagatgcgCAAGAGGATCTTGCAAGaactggaagaagaacggaAGGCTCTGGAAACGGAGTTGAAGgagctgaaagagaaaggggatGAGTTGAGAGTCGCAGGTGGGTTCCTGTGCTCCCCACAACAATGATGTTGAGCGAGACCCAAGCTGATGCTGGGAGTCTCATGTTGTTATCAGATCTGTCAGAAGAACAACGGCAAGCTATCTTCTCCGCACCTGATTTCAGCGCGTTCATAGAAGAATCATCGCGAATAGTGCAGAGAGCTCTGAGCGATGGATACGACTATATCAAAGACTACACAATAGGTATAGATGGGGCATTGTGAGTAGGACATGGAATTCTCCTTGCTGCTGAATTACTGGCTGACACGAAATAAAGTGATGAGTCAGAGGGGCAAAAGGTTAAATGGTTCTGTGCGTTCTCGGACGAGAGATGGACTGCTGGAAGATCAGTGACAGACTTGGATTGGTCTCCCAAGGTAAGCTGGACAAGCATCAACGAAATGGCTGgcaatgtcagctgaacGTCGACACAGTTTCCTGAGCTATTAGCTGCTGCATATAATAAAAACCCATCTGCTGTCAATGATCCCGATGGTATCGTCGCGGTCTGGAACTTGCACCTGCAGGAGCGACCTGAGTTTGTGTTTCACTCTCCAGTGAGTTGCGGGATGCGAGGCTTTCCTTTTAGCTGACGTCCATACC
The sequence above is drawn from the Kwoniella newhampshirensis strain CBS 13917 chromosome 7, whole genome shotgun sequence genome and encodes:
- a CDS encoding thioredoxin-like protein 4A; this translates as MSYFMTHLHSGWHVDQSILVEEDRVVCIRFGHDHDEQCMAMDETLYGVSEKVQNFAVIYLVDVTEVPDFNKMYELYDPCTLMFFYRNKHIMIDLGTGNNNKINWPIVDKQEMIDIIETVYRGASKGRGLVVSPKDYSTRHKY